A DNA window from Thermosynechococcaceae cyanobacterium Okahandja contains the following coding sequences:
- the trpD gene encoding anthranilate phosphoribosyltransferase, with the protein MWSDLLQQLLDRQALSQDQAVQLMAGWLQGDIPDALGGAILTALQFKGLTVPELAGMASVLLKQSAGQPIDLGVPLIDTCGTGGDRAGTFNISTAVAFVAAAAGVKVAKHGNRSVSSRVGSADVLEALGVNLAHPNPQALLEEVGITFLFAPGWHPAMKAVAPLRRTLKIRTVFNLLGPLVNPLHPSGQVIGVFSDRYLEAMAGALQQLGRQRGIVLYGREGVDEATLGNMTDIVMFTSPQDSLHQDVLDPQALGLSHAPLAELAGGDLTTNCQILETVLQGSGTRAQTNVVCLNAALALYVAGAVNDWWQGVDQARAILTSGAAWDKLQALVARSNE; encoded by the coding sequence ATGTGGTCAGACCTCCTGCAGCAACTCCTCGATCGGCAAGCCCTCAGTCAGGATCAAGCCGTGCAGTTGATGGCGGGCTGGCTGCAAGGAGATATTCCTGATGCCCTTGGGGGTGCCATTCTGACGGCATTGCAATTTAAGGGGCTGACGGTGCCGGAATTAGCCGGCATGGCCAGCGTTCTCCTCAAGCAATCCGCAGGGCAGCCCATCGATTTGGGGGTGCCGTTGATTGATACTTGTGGCACGGGTGGCGATCGCGCTGGCACCTTTAATATTTCCACCGCGGTTGCCTTTGTTGCCGCTGCCGCGGGGGTAAAAGTGGCCAAGCATGGCAACCGTTCCGTCTCAAGCCGTGTGGGTTCCGCAGATGTCCTCGAGGCCTTGGGCGTAAACTTGGCCCATCCCAATCCCCAAGCCTTACTTGAAGAGGTGGGGATTACGTTTTTGTTTGCCCCCGGCTGGCACCCCGCCATGAAAGCCGTTGCGCCGCTGCGCCGCACCCTAAAAATTCGCACCGTCTTTAACCTCCTTGGCCCCCTTGTGAACCCGCTGCACCCCAGTGGCCAAGTCATTGGTGTCTTTAGCGATCGCTATCTCGAAGCCATGGCCGGTGCCCTACAACAACTTGGCCGCCAGCGGGGCATTGTCCTCTACGGTCGCGAAGGCGTGGATGAAGCCACCCTCGGCAACATGACCGACATTGTCATGTTTACCAGCCCCCAAGACTCACTACACCAAGACGTTCTCGATCCGCAAGCCTTAGGGTTGAGCCATGCCCCCCTTGCCGAACTTGCTGGGGGTGACCTAACAACCAATTGCCAAATCCTCGAAACCGTTCTCCAGGGCAGCGGGACAAGGGCGCAAACCAATGTCGTCTGCCTCAATGCTGCCTTAGCGCTCTACGTTGCTGGTGCAGTGAACGACTGGTGGCAAGGAGTCGATCAGGCAAGGGCCATCCTTACTAGCGGCGCTGCCTGGGACAAGCTGCAAGCCCTAGTCGCCCGATCTAATGAATGA
- a CDS encoding esterase-like activity of phytase family protein, with protein sequence MLRRWLGLILCLPLLWGCALPQVRAEERLFLGVRVEYRGEMTLAAGTRFEDTVVGGLSGLTYDPQRQQFYAISDDRQQPRVYTLKINPLEPTAVTLLKQANMEVYPPNTADTEGIGLTPEGSLMISSEGVVATASLPWIKEFARASGQQQRALPIPAYYLPDGTGRQGIRNNLGFEALTLSPAGDRLFVAVESALSQDLRPNQPVYCRLLHYLRGDVAPVLLAEHLYPLDPAPDEVFNGLVELLALDNGGHFLSLERTYSPLKGHGIKLFEVSLAGATDTLGMATLPVDTRSLRPVQKRLVLDLKTLGIPLTNLEGMALGAPFADGARSLLIIGDNNFDEQTPTQVLVFAIS encoded by the coding sequence ATGCTGCGACGGTGGCTGGGGTTGATCCTGTGCCTCCCCCTGCTGTGGGGGTGCGCGCTGCCGCAAGTGCGGGCAGAAGAGCGGCTCTTTTTGGGCGTTCGGGTGGAGTATCGCGGCGAGATGACCTTAGCCGCAGGCACCCGCTTTGAGGATACGGTGGTCGGCGGTCTCTCGGGGCTGACCTACGACCCCCAGCGGCAGCAGTTTTATGCCATTAGCGACGATCGCCAGCAGCCGCGCGTTTACACCCTCAAGATCAACCCCCTCGAACCTACAGCCGTCACTCTCCTGAAACAGGCGAACATGGAGGTTTATCCCCCCAATACGGCAGATACGGAAGGGATTGGCCTCACCCCTGAAGGCAGCCTGATGATCAGCAGTGAGGGGGTGGTGGCCACGGCCAGTTTACCGTGGATTAAAGAGTTTGCCCGAGCCAGTGGTCAGCAGCAGCGGGCACTCCCGATTCCCGCCTATTACCTACCGGATGGCACGGGACGGCAGGGCATCCGCAATAATCTGGGCTTTGAAGCCCTAACCCTCTCCCCCGCGGGCGATCGCCTCTTTGTGGCGGTGGAGTCTGCCCTCAGCCAAGATTTGCGCCCCAATCAGCCCGTTTATTGCCGATTGCTCCACTACTTGCGGGGCGATGTGGCTCCCGTACTGTTGGCCGAGCACCTCTACCCCCTTGATCCGGCACCGGACGAGGTGTTCAACGGCTTAGTGGAGTTGCTGGCGCTGGATAATGGTGGCCATTTCCTGAGCTTAGAGCGCACCTACAGCCCCCTAAAGGGGCATGGCATTAAACTGTTTGAAGTTTCCCTTGCGGGTGCCACCGATACCCTTGGTATGGCAACCTTACCGGTCGATACGCGATCGCTGCGTCCGGTGCAAAAGCGCCTTGTTTTAGACTTAAAGACGTTGGGTATTCCCCTAACGAACCTTGAGGGCATGGCCTTGGGTGCGCCCTTTGCCGATGGAGCGCGATCGCTGCTGATCATTGGCGACAATAACTTTGATGAGCAAACCCCCACCCAAGTACTGGTATTTGCAATTTCCTAA
- a CDS encoding GNAT family N-acetyltransferase produces the protein MGLDPDQGNLRPPEKLIATHEVAGFDSGKALLDNWLKRRALKNEEEGASRTYVVCAGNVVVAYYCLANGAVAQTAATGRVRRNMPNPIPVMVIGRLAVDRRWQGKGIGRALLRDAILRTVRAAEIVGIRAILVHAISEEAKQFYQKYGFAASPIDPLTLMVAVKDAAALLGLLD, from the coding sequence GTGGGACTAGATCCAGATCAGGGCAACCTCCGCCCACCGGAAAAACTAATTGCGACACACGAAGTTGCAGGCTTTGATTCAGGGAAGGCTCTCCTAGACAACTGGCTAAAGCGTCGTGCTCTCAAAAATGAGGAAGAGGGTGCATCCCGGACTTATGTTGTCTGCGCTGGGAATGTCGTCGTTGCCTACTACTGTCTTGCCAATGGAGCAGTAGCACAAACTGCCGCAACGGGTCGTGTTCGACGCAATATGCCGAATCCGATTCCAGTGATGGTTATTGGGCGACTGGCGGTGGATCGTCGTTGGCAAGGTAAAGGTATAGGGCGTGCGCTGCTCCGAGATGCCATTCTGCGTACTGTGAGAGCTGCTGAGATTGTTGGAATCCGTGCAATTCTTGTACACGCTATTTCGGAAGAAGCGAAACAGTTTTATCAAAAGTACGGTTTTGCTGCTTCGCCTATTGATCCGTTGACACTTATGGTTGCAGTAAAAGATGCCGCTGCCTTACTTGGCTTGCTAGATTAG
- a CDS encoding DUF1778 domain-containing protein, whose translation MSTPSQTRDVTINIRAKGSQRELIDHAAAVQGKSRSEFMLESAYNHAQEVLLDQRLFGLDETRFKEFTALLDSPPTPNEKLHTLLATKAPWD comes from the coding sequence ATGTCTACACCAAGTCAGACCCGCGATGTAACAATTAACATCCGGGCTAAGGGAAGCCAACGGGAACTCATTGATCATGCAGCGGCGGTACAGGGCAAAAGTCGTTCAGAATTTATGCTGGAGTCAGCCTATAATCACGCCCAAGAGGTTCTTTTAGATCAACGCTTGTTCGGTTTAGATGAGACTCGGTTTAAGGAATTTACCGCCTTGCTAGATTCACCACCTACACCCAATGAGAAGCTACACACATTGCTGGCAACTAAAGCTCCGTGGGACTAG
- the dusB gene encoding tRNA dihydrouridine synthase DusB, with protein MLTLSPELQARLATPLRIGTLTLHSRVFQSPLAGVTDLVFRRLVRRYAPNSMMYTEMVSASGLHYLKTLPRIMEVDANEHPISIQLFDCRPNFLAEAAIKAVAEGADTVDINMGCPVNKITKNGGGSSLLRDVTTAAAIVRAVSAAVPVPVTVKTRLGWSDQEINILDFAKAMEDAGAAMITIHARTRAQGFNGPARWEWIGRVKEHLRIPVIANGDIFSVEAAVQCLEQTGADGVMCSRGTMGYPFLVGEIDHFLKTGERRPTPTVVERLECARDHLIALWEYKGERGIRQARKHLTWYAKGFAAAADLRSQLCRIETLEAGLALLDGAIERLSGTAVAA; from the coding sequence ATGCTGACCCTCTCGCCAGAGTTACAGGCACGCCTTGCGACCCCCTTGCGGATTGGCACCCTCACCCTCCATAGCCGGGTGTTTCAGTCTCCCCTTGCGGGTGTCACCGACCTCGTGTTTCGGCGGTTGGTGCGGCGGTATGCCCCCAACTCAATGATGTACACCGAAATGGTCAGTGCCTCCGGTTTGCACTACCTGAAAACACTGCCCCGAATTATGGAGGTGGATGCCAACGAGCACCCCATCAGCATTCAACTGTTTGACTGTCGGCCCAATTTTTTGGCAGAGGCTGCCATCAAAGCCGTAGCGGAAGGGGCAGACACGGTGGACATCAACATGGGCTGTCCGGTGAACAAAATTACTAAAAATGGTGGCGGCTCCTCCCTGCTGCGAGATGTGACCACCGCTGCGGCCATTGTGCGGGCGGTGTCTGCCGCCGTTCCAGTGCCGGTGACCGTCAAAACCCGCCTTGGTTGGAGCGATCAGGAGATTAACATCCTCGACTTTGCCAAAGCCATGGAGGATGCTGGGGCGGCGATGATTACCATCCATGCCCGCACCCGCGCCCAAGGATTCAACGGCCCGGCGCGCTGGGAGTGGATTGGCCGCGTTAAAGAACACCTGCGGATTCCCGTGATTGCCAATGGCGATATTTTTTCCGTCGAAGCGGCGGTGCAGTGTCTTGAACAAACGGGTGCCGACGGCGTGATGTGCTCCCGTGGCACGATGGGCTACCCCTTCCTAGTGGGGGAAATTGATCACTTCTTGAAAACGGGCGAACGGCGACCAACGCCAACGGTGGTGGAGCGGCTCGAATGCGCTCGGGATCATCTCATTGCCCTGTGGGAGTACAAAGGGGAGCGGGGGATTCGCCAAGCCCGCAAGCACCTCACCTGGTACGCCAAGGGATTTGCTGCCGCCGCCGACCTGCGCAGTCAACTGTGCCGGATTGAAACCTTAGAGGCTGGCTTAGCGTTACTGGATGGCGCAATTGAGCGCCTCAGTGGGACAGCGGTTGCAGCGTAG
- a CDS encoding glycosyltransferase, whose amino-acid sequence MFFSVVIPTYNRRVLLAKALQALEAQSYSTDLLEGYEIIVVDDGSTDDTLAWLTANQHSLPHVRWLTKENTGPAAARNLGVENAKGDTILFVDSDLIATPHFLQGHAEALHRAYQQYGDDKVFTYGHCIETSNLEDPTRTPAKITDFSAAFFDTKNVAIARHLLLEVGLFDADFKGYGWHDLELGLRLKTIGVRLVKAPQAIGYHVHPPFTLDQLPYLVNKAIQRGKTGALFYKKHPTFAVRLMVQRTFLHWWLWGVLSLWGRLNEKTMAPFLQWLIERGYSELALQCCTVFLNWYIVQGVRQATIAEAELLGGQ is encoded by the coding sequence ATGTTTTTTAGTGTTGTTATTCCTACCTACAATCGGCGCGTGCTACTCGCCAAAGCACTGCAAGCCCTAGAAGCCCAAAGCTACAGTACTGACCTCCTCGAGGGGTACGAAATTATCGTCGTTGATGACGGCTCAACCGATGACACCCTTGCTTGGCTAACGGCCAACCAGCACAGCTTGCCCCATGTCCGCTGGCTCACCAAGGAGAATACCGGCCCTGCGGCTGCCCGTAACCTTGGGGTTGAGAACGCCAAAGGCGACACGATCCTTTTTGTCGATAGCGACCTGATTGCTACCCCCCACTTTCTTCAGGGCCATGCGGAAGCCCTGCACCGCGCCTATCAGCAATACGGCGATGATAAGGTGTTTACCTACGGCCACTGTATTGAAACCTCTAACCTAGAGGACCCAACCCGTACCCCGGCAAAAATTACAGATTTTTCGGCGGCCTTCTTTGACACCAAAAACGTGGCGATCGCCCGGCACCTGCTGCTCGAAGTTGGACTGTTTGATGCCGACTTCAAAGGGTATGGCTGGCATGATCTGGAACTGGGGTTGCGGCTGAAAACCATTGGCGTGCGTTTGGTCAAAGCCCCCCAAGCCATTGGCTATCATGTCCACCCGCCCTTTACCCTCGACCAACTACCGTACCTAGTGAACAAAGCCATCCAGCGGGGTAAAACCGGTGCCCTCTTCTATAAAAAACACCCCACCTTTGCCGTGCGCCTTATGGTGCAGCGCACCTTCTTGCACTGGTGGCTGTGGGGGGTATTGTCCCTGTGGGGGCGGCTCAACGAAAAAACGATGGCTCCCTTCCTACAGTGGCTCATTGAGCGGGGCTACTCCGAACTGGCGCTCCAGTGCTGTACGGTGTTTTTGAACTGGTACATTGTCCAAGGGGTGCGCCAAGCCACCATTGCCGAAGCCGAACTCCTTGGCGGACAATAG
- a CDS encoding TIGR00297 family protein produces MNPLLRVITATNPWLVAAFLNTTLASVALLSQQTLLTRAGLLHAWALGVLIWGTLGWQGYLVVMVYFLVGSAVTRMGLAQKQAAGIAEKRDGARGPENVWGSALTGTVCALLTLLVPAGRELLLVAFVASFSTKLSDTCASEVGKAYGQRTFLITTLQPVPRGTEGAVSLEGTLAGLVGAALMASVGWGLGFMGAIALPICIVAAFLANLVESIVGATLQERYTWLSNEVVNGINTTTGALLAVLMYLLMAPLLA; encoded by the coding sequence ATGAACCCACTTCTCCGTGTGATAACCGCAACAAATCCTTGGTTGGTGGCAGCGTTCCTGAACACCACCTTAGCCAGTGTTGCCCTGCTGAGCCAGCAAACCTTACTCACCCGTGCCGGGTTACTCCATGCGTGGGCGCTGGGGGTACTGATCTGGGGCACCCTTGGGTGGCAGGGCTACTTGGTGGTGATGGTGTATTTTTTGGTGGGGTCAGCGGTAACCCGCATGGGCCTTGCCCAAAAACAAGCGGCAGGCATTGCCGAAAAACGGGACGGTGCCCGTGGCCCTGAAAATGTCTGGGGGTCTGCCTTGACCGGAACCGTTTGTGCCCTCCTGACACTGCTGGTGCCTGCGGGACGCGAGCTACTCCTCGTTGCTTTTGTGGCCAGCTTTAGTACCAAGCTATCGGATACCTGTGCCAGTGAAGTGGGCAAAGCCTACGGTCAGCGCACATTTTTAATTACCACCCTCCAGCCGGTACCGCGGGGAACCGAGGGTGCCGTCAGCCTAGAAGGAACCCTAGCGGGACTTGTAGGGGCAGCCCTGATGGCCAGTGTGGGTTGGGGGTTGGGGTTCATGGGGGCGATCGCCCTGCCAATTTGCATAGTGGCAGCATTTCTCGCGAATCTGGTAGAAAGTATTGTTGGGGCAACCCTCCAAGAGCGCTATACTTGGCTGAGTAATGAGGTGGTGAATGGCATTAACACAACCACGGGGGCACTCCTTGCCGTGCTGATGTATCTCTTGATGGCACCCCTGCTGGCTTAA
- a CDS encoding heavy metal translocating P-type ATPase, producing the protein MSPSSTLNHADVPSATVLLRVSGLRCAGCVRSLERQLTQVPGVRGAAVNFVTGTAVVAYGAGLTTPDAIVHAVNQGSFQATLAAPNTPLQLPPPTEGTPLAVLAIGLLVLSSLGHGIHLLPGSWPMLETMVWHWGLATLTLLLPGREIVREGLKGLWERRPNMNTLVALGALAAYSTSTVAWLWPQLGWDCFFDEPVMILGFILLGRTLEQGVRQRAQQGLRSLLELQPLNASWLPSLESTEPWPIPVSHIQVGDWLWVAAGETFPADGTIVAGETLVDEAMLTGEATPVLKGVGATVLAGTRNQAAGVTLRVDRCGSASFLGQIQALVVEAQNRKAPVQQVADTVAGYFGYGVLALAAATGLFWWAIAPHVWPELVTPLLPLKLALSVLVIACPCALGLATPIALLVGTSRAAASGVIIRGGDVLERTQHLTTIVFDKTGTLTTGELELERVYLYGELSQTEVLTILASLEHGSEHPLARALQRAMPKCNGAALPPVAELHTELGLGVCGWVGAHYYHAGRLAWLTDQGIDCQQAQTQTTHVALACDRQLVAVCTFRDRLRPDAIDTVQTLKAQGFAVHVLTGDTARATQPLLAPLGLPPEAIHTDLRPHEKLALIDAWQAAGQTVAMVGDGINDAPALTTAAVGISFASGTEVAMEAADVILTRNQLRDLLTVLSLSRATFAKIQQNLLWAIAYNVVGLPLAAGVLLPLWGLSLTPAMAAACMAFSSIAVVLNSLSLRPNSRDRPPSHC; encoded by the coding sequence GTGTCCCCCTCGTCAACGTTGAATCATGCGGATGTTCCCTCGGCAACGGTGCTGCTGCGGGTATCTGGTTTGCGCTGTGCGGGCTGTGTGCGTTCCCTCGAGCGGCAATTAACCCAGGTACCGGGAGTGAGGGGAGCGGCGGTTAATTTTGTTACCGGTACAGCGGTTGTGGCCTACGGGGCGGGTCTGACGACTCCCGATGCCATTGTGCACGCCGTTAATCAAGGCAGTTTTCAGGCGACTCTTGCCGCACCCAATACCCCCTTGCAACTGCCCCCCCCCACGGAAGGCACCCCCTTGGCGGTTTTGGCCATTGGGCTGTTAGTGCTCTCTAGCCTTGGCCACGGCATTCATCTGCTGCCCGGTTCTTGGCCGATGTTGGAAACCATGGTGTGGCATTGGGGGTTGGCTACCTTGACTTTACTCCTGCCGGGGCGTGAGATTGTCCGCGAAGGGCTGAAGGGATTGTGGGAACGTCGCCCCAACATGAATACCTTGGTGGCCTTGGGGGCATTGGCCGCCTACAGCACCAGTACGGTGGCGTGGCTGTGGCCGCAATTGGGGTGGGACTGTTTCTTTGATGAGCCAGTGATGATCCTTGGCTTTATTCTTTTGGGACGTACCCTTGAGCAGGGGGTACGGCAGCGGGCGCAGCAGGGGTTGCGATCGCTCCTTGAACTTCAGCCGTTGAACGCGAGTTGGTTACCCAGCCTTGAGAGCACTGAACCATGGCCGATTCCGGTGAGCCACATTCAGGTGGGGGACTGGCTCTGGGTGGCGGCAGGCGAGACATTTCCTGCCGATGGCACGATTGTGGCGGGGGAAACCCTTGTCGATGAGGCCATGCTCACGGGGGAAGCAACACCGGTTCTGAAGGGGGTCGGCGCAACCGTCTTGGCCGGCACGCGCAACCAAGCAGCGGGGGTAACCCTGCGGGTGGATCGGTGTGGCTCCGCCTCTTTTCTGGGGCAGATTCAAGCCCTAGTAGTCGAGGCGCAAAATCGCAAGGCACCCGTACAACAGGTCGCCGATACGGTTGCCGGTTACTTTGGTTATGGGGTCTTGGCTTTGGCTGCGGCGACGGGACTATTTTGGTGGGCGATCGCACCCCATGTTTGGCCGGAGCTGGTCACACCCCTATTGCCCCTGAAACTGGCCTTAAGTGTCTTGGTGATTGCCTGTCCCTGTGCCTTGGGGCTGGCGACCCCCATTGCTCTACTGGTGGGGACAAGCCGCGCCGCCGCCAGTGGGGTCATTATCCGCGGTGGCGATGTCTTAGAGCGCACTCAGCACCTGACCACGATTGTTTTTGATAAAACCGGCACCCTGACCACCGGGGAATTAGAACTGGAACGGGTGTATCTCTACGGAGAACTGAGCCAAACCGAGGTGCTGACCATCCTGGCTAGCTTAGAGCACGGGAGTGAGCACCCCCTTGCCCGTGCCCTCCAGCGCGCCATGCCTAAATGTAATGGTGCAGCCTTGCCCCCAGTGGCGGAGTTGCACACGGAACTGGGGTTGGGAGTCTGCGGTTGGGTGGGGGCGCACTACTACCACGCTGGCCGCTTGGCATGGCTGACAGACCAAGGGATTGATTGCCAACAGGCGCAGACTCAAACCACCCACGTGGCGCTAGCCTGCGATCGCCAGTTGGTTGCGGTGTGTACCTTTCGCGATCGCCTGCGCCCCGATGCCATTGATACCGTACAAACCCTCAAGGCGCAGGGCTTTGCGGTTCACGTCCTCACCGGTGATACCGCTCGTGCCACCCAACCGCTCCTCGCACCCCTCGGGCTGCCCCCGGAGGCCATCCACACGGATTTGCGTCCCCACGAAAAGCTGGCCCTCATTGACGCTTGGCAGGCGGCTGGTCAGACAGTTGCCATGGTCGGCGACGGCATCAACGATGCACCTGCCCTCACCACGGCGGCGGTTGGCATTAGCTTCGCCAGTGGTACAGAGGTGGCCATGGAAGCGGCAGATGTGATCCTTACCCGTAACCAACTGCGGGATCTGCTGACGGTGCTCTCCCTCAGCCGTGCCACATTTGCTAAAATTCAACAAAACTTACTCTGGGCCATAGCCTACAACGTGGTGGGCTTGCCCTTGGCTGCCGGTGTGCTATTGCCCCTGTGGGGACTCAGCTTAACACCCGCCATGGCCGCCGCCTGTATGGCCTTTAGCTCCATTGCCGTTGTCCTTAATTCCTTGAGCCTGCGACCCAATTCCCGCGATCGCCCTCCCTCGCATTGCTGA
- the hrcA gene encoding heat-inducible transcriptional repressor HrcA, which translates to MTIELNDRQKQILEATINHYIATAEPVGSKAIATEYNLKVSPATVRNIMLLLEKSGLLYQPYTSAGRVPSDSGYRLYVDELVQPIPDVAQRAESLFTEQFFWGRYRLEVILRQAAQLLSDLSGYITLISLPNGLERRIRLIQLVGLDAQQVMVILVLDSYDTQSAVIRFPSEPNDNDLRDRTLQVLTNFLNHQLQGRSLVDLTRIDWQQLDHDFQDYGQNLQGLFAELSQRYAQQGTSLVVSGLADVLQQPEFSQVEQVQMLLHLLEDQQDRLTPLISLDPAAASQVQIRIGTENELAPMHCCTLVYSCYCYGDSPVGSIGILGPTRMPYARIIPLVATAADYLSEQVSRSYALSG; encoded by the coding sequence ATGACGATTGAACTCAACGATCGCCAAAAGCAGATTCTTGAGGCGACTATCAACCACTACATTGCCACTGCTGAGCCGGTGGGGTCCAAGGCGATCGCCACCGAATATAACCTCAAGGTTAGCCCTGCCACCGTACGCAATATCATGCTGCTGCTGGAAAAAAGTGGCCTGCTCTACCAGCCCTACACCTCCGCTGGCCGCGTTCCCTCTGACTCGGGTTACCGCCTCTACGTTGATGAGTTGGTGCAACCCATACCGGATGTGGCGCAGCGGGCGGAGTCCCTCTTTACCGAGCAGTTTTTCTGGGGACGTTATCGCCTTGAGGTGATTTTGCGCCAGGCCGCCCAACTCCTCTCGGATCTGAGTGGCTACATTACATTAATTTCCCTGCCCAATGGACTCGAGCGGCGTATTCGCCTCATTCAACTGGTGGGCTTGGATGCGCAACAGGTCATGGTCATCCTTGTCCTTGACAGTTACGATACCCAATCAGCGGTGATCCGCTTCCCGAGTGAACCTAACGATAATGATTTGCGAGATCGTACTCTGCAGGTGCTAACGAACTTTCTGAACCATCAATTGCAGGGGCGATCGCTGGTGGATCTCACTCGTATCGACTGGCAGCAATTAGACCACGATTTTCAGGACTACGGCCAAAATCTGCAAGGACTCTTTGCCGAACTCAGCCAGCGTTATGCCCAACAGGGCACGTCCCTTGTGGTCAGCGGCCTAGCAGATGTGCTACAGCAGCCGGAATTCTCGCAGGTGGAGCAGGTACAAATGCTACTGCACCTACTTGAGGATCAGCAGGATCGGCTCACCCCCCTGATTAGCCTTGATCCGGCTGCCGCTTCCCAAGTGCAAATTCGCATTGGCACTGAAAATGAACTAGCTCCCATGCACTGCTGCACCCTTGTCTATTCCTGTTACTGCTACGGTGACTCGCCGGTGGGGAGCATCGGCATTCTGGGCCCGACCCGTATGCCCTACGCCCGCATTATCCCGCTGGTGGCAACGGCTGCCGATTACTTGTCTGAACAGGTGAGCCGTTCCTATGCGCTCTCAGGGTAG
- a CDS encoding DUF561 domain-containing protein: MLHPRLAAAFGQRSVLKIISGLNNFDSDRVRAVVTAAEHGGATFVDIAADPDLVRLAQAVTTRPICVSAVEPSLLAQAVAAGADLVEIGNYDSFYSQGRIFSAADVLDLTRQTRALLPQTMLSVTVPHTLPLDQQVALAEALVAAGADVIQTEGGTSSQPQHSGTLGLIEKAAPTLAAAYEISRAVSIPVLCASGLSTVTIPMAIASGAAGVGVGSAVNQLNSEVAMIATVRALAAAVQRAVAVPAQ; this comes from the coding sequence ATGCTGCATCCGCGTTTAGCTGCTGCCTTTGGTCAGCGCTCAGTGCTGAAGATCATTAGTGGCCTCAATAATTTTGATAGCGATCGCGTGCGGGCCGTTGTGACCGCTGCTGAGCATGGGGGTGCCACGTTTGTCGATATTGCCGCGGATCCAGACCTTGTGCGGCTAGCGCAAGCGGTAACCACACGACCCATTTGTGTTTCGGCAGTGGAGCCATCCCTGCTGGCTCAGGCCGTGGCAGCGGGTGCGGATCTGGTGGAAATTGGCAACTACGATAGCTTCTATAGCCAAGGCCGTATTTTTAGTGCCGCAGACGTTCTTGACCTCACCCGGCAAACCCGTGCCCTGCTGCCCCAGACAATGCTCTCCGTGACGGTGCCCCACACGTTGCCTCTCGATCAACAGGTGGCTTTAGCCGAAGCCTTGGTCGCGGCCGGTGCTGATGTCATCCAAACCGAAGGGGGTACCAGCAGCCAGCCGCAGCACAGTGGCACCCTCGGCCTCATTGAAAAGGCAGCCCCCACCCTTGCCGCCGCTTATGAAATTTCCCGGGCGGTTTCGATTCCCGTTCTGTGCGCCTCGGGGTTGTCAACCGTTACCATTCCGATGGCGATCGCTAGCGGTGCAGCCGGTGTTGGGGTTGGCTCGGCAGTGAATCAACTCAACAGCGAAGTTGCCATGATTGCCACGGTACGGGCCTTGGCAGCAGCGGTTCAGCGCGCTGTGGCAGTTCCTGCCCAATAG